AAGGGAAGCCAATAGGGCAGCTCAGAAGCTGGCAAATATGGCTATAAATGGATCAGTTTGTTCGATAATCCACTTGATACTTGCTCGATTAAACTCAAATCGAGCTcaacttgtgaaaaaaaattcGCTCGTGAGAACATATTCctgctcgattagtaaatgatacATACCTGACTAAACTCGATTCAACTTAGTTAAGGCTAGTTAAGGCCCGCTTGTTTATACTCGAGTCGacttgattaaaactcattcatacattgataaatgtgtatatatatgtatatattggttaataatataagcataacacattttataattaaatatatagtaggTAACCTATTTACTTATGcgtatatagtgaatatacctCATAACTATTTATGACTTGTAGtagtaagatttaataatttcatatactagtatgtaggaatcatatatgaaatattgatatatactatcatactaTCTATATGCATTAGTaatttatgtaggcatataacatatggttattatggataaatatcaactagttatatacgaattatttataaatttataaattttttttaattcaataatagGTCTATTTGTTAGTTGTAAACATTctattaaatttagatttttatttatctaatttcttaattattaaatcttatctaaaacctaaaaattaaacaattccAGCTTGGCTCAATTCAGCTAGGCTCGACTTTACTCGAGCTCGAGCTGAAAACTTAGCTTATTGAGTAAAGTTCGAACAAAGATTAGAAAGAAAATCTTGAGTTCAAACTCGAGCTCGAACTTAAATTGTTTTAGTCGAACTGAACTCAACAATCTAAAGACTGGCTCGATTACCGCTCTACCAGCAAAAATGGCAATTAGGGAGGCTGAACAAAGAATATGGATAGAAGACTATCCAATGACACTGCATGATATTGTTATGGTTGAAAAGTGTAGTTATGATTTGTAGCTCAGTATATCTTGAATAAAATGGtctattgtcttttttttttttttttttccaaaaatgtaTAGATAGATAGTTAGATAGATAGATATCACTCCACCTACacatattttagataaattttcatttaaataaatggCAAGATAAAATAAGCCACGACATTGGTCCTATCAAATAGTGTCGttaccaattaaaaaaagaaaaattctacattCAGTCAACCCGGGTAGACGCCGCTTAAGCGGCTGCTAATGTGGCAAAATGGAAACGAACCATTTCACTcccctcaatttttttttttcatttcattccctCCCTCAGCAATTTCTTCAGTCCCTCCCTCTTTTACGTTTCCTCTCTTCGTCAAGAACTCCCTCTCTCGATCCTTCCACAAAGCCATCTCGGTGAAGACCACAAGTCCATCCCCTAGAAGCATCGAAGAAACCTCGACGGCACATCCCTCCCCTCGAACCCGCCGCCCTCCCTTCCTCAGCTGACTGATGGAAGTCTAAGACCACAAATTGCCGGCTTCGTCTTCAGCCATAGTGTTACGTCGTCTTCCTCAGTTTCCCTATCTCAAACCCTACATAGCCCGCCCTAATTCCATTCATCTCGAAACCAGTTAGCCCTAACCCTAGCCCCCTTCTCAGTTATCCTGAAGGCAAGCAATTTCTTCAAACtcttgcaatatttttttttttgaatttcaggacttatatagttttatatattaatattgcatATGCATTGTCACCGAAGATTAGCTCTGGATTTAGTGTCTGATTCCTTGGAAACATGGGACTCGGTTGGTGGGTTTGTGTTACTtttcaatatcatttttcatgaaagcTAAGGTTCTGATTTTCTTAGGATTATAGGACTTATTTTGTGTTGGATCAAGTGCTTAGATATTAAATTTAGCTGAACATCCTGTTGAGGAGGTTTCTCTATAGAATTCAGAATGTTTCTCTGTGGATTGTTttgattttctcttttgttttattcatgaGCTTTGCTACACATCATTGTTCTGATTTTCTTAGGATTTTAGGACTTATTTTGTGTTGGATCAAGTGCTTAGATCTTAAATTTAGTTGAATGTTCTGTGGAGGTGATTTCTTTGTAGAATTCAGAATGTTTCTCTGTTGATGTTTGTTgattaatatttcattcttttgaaaagaaaaaggttctAGTCAATGTAGTCATTGATCATAGGTTTCGTGTTTGATATTATCCAATTTATTTATCTACTCTCCATAGATATTAAATAGTGTATTGACTTGACTtaatttggtaagttttatgtttatataaaacGAGAAGATAGCAACTTGCAAAGTCACTTAAATTGAAAGCAACCAATGAATCATAATGGAGTCTTGACAGCTGCATCCAAATAAGGtgttttaatcttattttccattgtttaacaagactctctctctctctctctctcactttagTTTAGAGGCATGCCAAACATTGAAACAAAGGAAGAGattaattattaagaattatGGTAATAACTTTAAAGTTGGTTGCAAAAGTGATGAGAGAATCTCATGCAAAGAATTAGATTGGGGCAAGATTTTGGTGTTAGAGTATGATTTTGATCCTCTAAGCAGATTTGCCTTTTCAAAATTAGCatagttttctttttggttCCACTGACTTCCAGtaccatgttaaaaaaaaaatcgaagcATATGGCTAATTAATTAACAAGTCCAGAGATGTCTCTCTCCTCCCATGCATCTGCCTTAACTTATTCCCTATGGCCTACACTATCTAATTGATGCCTTTGCAAGGTCTTAAAAAAGTGTATCTCCTCTAAGTAGATTTGCCTTTTGAAAATTAGCatagttttctttttgggttccACTGACTTACAATaccacatttaaaaaaaaaaacaaaaaacatcgATGTATATGGCTAATTAATTAACAAGTCCAGAGATGTCCCTCTCCTCCCATGCATCTGCCTTAACTTATTCCCTATGGCCTACATTATCTAATTGCAAGATCTTAAAAAAGTCgtttatatcaatatattaacaCCCTTTCAtgcaaatgatattttcttgaaTATGTCTTTTCATATGTGTGCCGTTACATTGTGCTTTTGGTTCATGTTAGAATGTTGTCATCAATTatgtcttcttcatcttccGATATACGTACTTTGGATCAACCATTCTGCTTCTGTGAGCTTTAAGCTACATTGAGATACTCAAATACTACAATAAATTCAAGACGATCATTCTTAGGGTGTCCAAAGTACAACACAAAGGTAACTAACTACATGACTTGTAAtgtaactttaaaataaattgattaatattacgtaccaacatttatatatgtttgcaaATATTAGGGATTACCATACTGAAAGTATTTCAAGTGGGCAGATAGTGATCAATACACAGAGTTGGATCCACAAGAAAGACAAAACGAACTATtaaggaaggaggaagaggtCGAAAAGAGACTCCACGATATCGAGAAGAGGGAGATTGAGTTCCGTAAGAGGGCGGATGAaattgagaagagagagatggtgcAAGATGGTAGAGATGAAGAGTTTCTGAAGAAGACAAAGATGCTTCTTGAGTAAGAAGATGGAATAAGATGTTCACGCATGCTTCTCCGAGCGTATTCGGCTTTTGTAGTTGTTATTTGTTGTTACTTAGTGACATAGTAGTGGTTTTATGTTATAGCTTTGACTATTTAGTGAGTGCAATGTAATAGTTGATGACTTTTTTTGTTGCATTTTGCCTCTTATGCTTGTGGCATGACAAACActaaattggttgtaaaatAGCTGTATTATAATCAATGGATGTAGTGGTTTTGTGCATTCCTTTCCAGATTGAGATTTATAGCATAAATAAATGTTATATTGCACATTGCTTTCCAGAATTAGATTTATAGCATAAAGTAGAAAGTTATATTGCACATTCCATTAAGTTATATTGCACATTCCATTCCAGAATTAGATTTCTAGCATAAATAAATTGTACATATTTGTTTTGACCATACAAAACCACATGACTCTTAACATCTTATCTTAATGCCAAACGGCACAAACTATAATAACAGTTAATAATTTCACAATATCATCATGAATGCATTTGCCCATATCATTTTTCCGATTGTGACAAATCCAATCCATGTTGCACCGATTGTAATTCATCCAACCTAAATTGCATCTGTACGGATTAATATAAAGTGTTAATCTAATGTAACTATTACAATTAAAATGAGAAaagtttacaattattaaactTTCTTGGCTTCCAATCACTGTTTCCTAGTATCGGGTTCCACTACTGTAAAAAACTAAGCTGTCTCGAACAAGCTGTTGATGATCAACAACATCCAAATATTATTAGTCGAATGGTTACTTCTTCCACTTGCAAGCAGTAAaacacaaattttcaaattgactGCAGAACTCCTATGCCAATATTgcattgtttttaaatatatttcatttataatttgtttctttCCTATTACTTTTACAGGAAATATACTAGATAATAACAATTGGTCCTAGAGATACCATTTATTCTCTTCCATCTTTTGATTTCTAATTACAGCAAATTGATTGAATATGCTAGTAGGTCGcttgagatttatatgaaaatgcaACTGTTGAGCTTTTGGCCTAATATCTCTACATTGAATTTTTCCTCTACATTTGCTAGTGTGATTGGGGCTTGCTCTATGTTGACAGATTCTTGAAACTGGCCAACAAGTTCAAAGTTCTATATGATTTGCTTTGCTAGCCCTCGTTAATTAGGGATTCCCATTTCCTTATATGTTTCTATATAAATTGTCGACGTTCTTTAGAGTGTATTTATCAATCAAGATCTACACATGTATTATGAAGAAGCTGATAATCCCAAACATATGCATTTCCTCCTTAATAAACTCAACCAATGTGCCACATTGAAGTTCCTACCAACATATTTTCTTAACATTGTTCCTAAAACAATAACTCCCAAGAAATCATAAAACATgagcaagtaaaaaaaatggtCCTTACCATAGTAAAATTACTAAGAAGCTACACGGAAAATGAAGAAATCACTCACACGAAATGAGCTCGAGCACAAATTCACTTCAAAACAAATGAGCTCGAGTTTACAAATCCACACCAGCTCAAGTTGCCAGGCCAAAGACCACACCAGTTCATAGATCCACACAAGTTCAAGTTGCTGAGCCGAAGACCACAAATCTCTAAAGAAAACCATAGCACCAACTTAAGATGAGAAGCACCAACGCAAGAGAAGTTCCAAAATGCACTCAAATCGCAATCAGTTTTTGGCAAGAAGAAAACCAGAGCAAGATGAGAAGCTAATCGCCGAAGACAAGAAAATGCACTCAAATCGTCTTCATTTTCAAGTAGCATTCAAAGAAAATCGCCGAAGAAAGTTTCTGGCCGAAGAGAAGCACAAATCACCAAATCAAGGAAGAAGGTGAGAGAAGTGAATAAGTGAAGCGGGAATCTGAAATGCACTGcactctgttttttctttttttttttaaagaaaaactctagaGTTAGTCGACTGGTGTAAGCGCGAGTGATGTGGCAAAATAAAGAAACGCATCGTTTTGAGCAATTTTCATTTCCCTCCCTTTCtgcttttctttcctctctcgaAGCCGAAGTCCCCACCTCCCCTCCCTATGTGTTTCCATTTCCCTCCCTCGAAGcgcctccctccctcctttgTGGTCATCGTTAACCCTAGAATAAGGTGATCAAGGACTCTGGTAATCGATGGGTTTCTTACACtagtaatttaaatttaatttttttttgttttatttttgtttttggttaaaCTATATGTTAGTGTGGCCCTTGAGATCGCCTTCCTCAGTGAAACAATCATGGAAGCGTGTCGAGTCATAGTCGCACGAAATCATCACGCACAGTTCTTTCTAAGGTTTTCCTTTTGAGTCCACTTTTCCCACTTGAGCCGTATAATCCGTGAGGCATTCCCCTTTGACATTGGATCtgtcacttccttaattttctttggAGATTAATTGGAAGATTTCAGCTCCATTGGTATGTTTTCAGTGTCTCATTCTATGGTGGCGAATAGTTACTACTATTCTTTCAATATTATGAACTCTACTAAAGATTATCAGCTAAGTTAATGTTTCTTCCTCCcgattaagattttttttgttagtaatCAACAGTTGATATCACATTTGTGggtttattatttgtttgtacCCAAGTTGGGTTGCTAGAAATTTTACGCCAATATCTTAGTTTAATGAtccatcattttaatatttcaccaaattaaacatGAACTATTAGATCTTCTTGGCCAAGCTGGGATGTTTGATGAAGTAGAGGCCATAAGAATATGGAAATGGGACCATTTGAGGTTCTTTTCTTGAAGATTGTTCTATTCATGGCATGTTGAACTGGGTGAATATGTTGCAGAGCATCTCTTTGACCTGGATACTGAAAACCCAGGGGTTTATGTGCAGTGttgttatcaaaatatatatgaagaaagTTCCTGGATGTACTTCAAATTGAGGTGGATGttgttgtttattattatttataatcaattatcaaaaaaggaaaaagaaaaagcaattaCTCTCATTCGTTAATGTTTTGAATGGatcaatttgaaattaaattcttattatgtaatgtataataagaattatgaaattttttttgctggaagaaaaaaattggcaTGAATACATGATATAAAGTTTTAGTTCCATATTTCATAATCTGCTTGatgtttattaatataattcaGTTCTTGATGACTGTCATCTTGTGCTTAAAAGCAGAAACTTGGCAAGCCGGCATTGAGTACAAGTGTAGAAGATTAAACCTTCACTTGATTCTGAAGACATTTATAGCAGGAGCTCACGTAGACGTTTGTTTACAGCTGATGATCTACAATGTATTATCTAAACTATCCTAGTTATACGTTTGCAGTGTAACTCCTGTAATACTCATTTCCAAGATTATATAGCAGCTAACATGTAATGAATGTAATTCATGTATTGGACACTCAAACTATTGAGGTAGGGTTTGCATTTTTAATAGTTTCTATATTTGcaagtttaaatatataaatatatatatatataaatatatatatatatatatataaatatatatatataaacttctgTTTGTTTGAGGAAATGCAAGTGCCTGTGTGTGTTTTTGGGTTTAGTTCAAGCTACAGGTCTTATGATTATAAAGGTGTACTGGGAGTGCAAATCAATAACGGTACATTGGTAGTGAACCTGTAATGGTGGTTGTTGGTTTTTGTAGTGGGAGAAAATGAACAATAGAAAAGACACCTGCAGATTGAAATGGGaccaagcatttttttttatataagcacACCTGCAATTGAAATGGGACCCGTGTCCTGCAATTATCCCTATTGCAATCACCAAGCATTCAACTAAAAtaccaaaactaaaaaatgacattttcattACTTAAAACCTGTATTCCAACTGAATGATAAGAGTACCACTCGAAGGTttgattcaagaaaaaaaaaatggagacaaAACCTGGGGACTAACTCCAGCATAAATAAATGTACCTATCTGTTTTGACCATACAAAACCACAAGACTCTTAACATTTTATCTTAGTGCCAAACGGCACAAACTATAATAAGAGAGACTAATTAACAGTACATGGGAATAACTCCTTTTCCCACTTCTATTTTGGCCTGTTTGGGAATGAAGCTAAATTACATATACAATTAAATATAAATGCATTTGCTCAAAGTGTGTCTACTTTCCATTGCAGCTTCAACATGTCCTAAGTAGCACAACCTCTATAGACAATACTCCTACagttaaaataagaatatttaatgaGAATTCATCTCTAATAGACGATTTTTAGCACATACTTATTATGGCATCATGCCATATATTGAGTCCATGATTGGGTTGGGTGTTCAAACCAACTGccccccctccaaaaaaaaatctacatccataaagtttcaaacaaaaatttgcagaaattaaaattcaatcaTATCATTGCATTGGGCGTGATCCAATGCCTTGTACACGTTGTTCAATATCCAAGGTCAGTGATCTTTGagaagaatataatattataaacatgCTAGCCCAAAGAAATGAAGTATGAAGTATGAGTATAATATTTGAAATCTGAATTTTGAAGCTTCTAAGAGGAAGAACGAGTTCTAGTGTTGTTTCTAAACTTAAATAGAATATATTGTGCTTGCATGCAGCTCTTTCTAGGGAATATATACTTTAGAGCAGTTTTGAAGTAGTGGAATAACTAAAACCAGTAACATGATTGAGACCTTTTTAGAATTAGTCCCTTGAAGAGACTCCCATCAGTACTCTTAAATTCCTGCATTTTCATGATTTTGTCTTTAGGTATGTATGCCCAAGTGAAACAAAATTTGTGCAAGAATATTTAAGTTTAGTTGTATTACTAAAATGACATAATAACTGCAACATTAATAAGCATTTGTAATACTTTCCTAAAGAAGTACTACCATTAATAAGCATTAGTGGTTTCTTACCTTGAAGGGAAGGTGAAGGGAAGGGGTACCTACATGCATAAAAAGATGGTGGCTCTCCTTGGCTTTCAAGTATTTGTTTGCAAACAACTGCATAGAGGTGTTTGAATAGCAtccattaattaattgattaattgaTCGATTAATTAATGCCACCCTCATTATTTCTCTCCTTTGTACATTGACTGTACCCTGgatgtttgtgttttgttttcggCTTGTGAATTTAGCTCCTACCCCACCAATTTCCAGTTGAAAGACTGGCTTATGTTCAATTGTTTAAACATAATGACTCAATGAGGCATTTCTACCGAAAGAAGTTTCTGGTCCTTAATTCTCTATTTTCAGATCTTTTTACTTAAGTCGAAAAATTAACACTCCTTTACTTCCAATAGTTAACTCCATCCGAACTATGATTATGTGAATTATAGCTTAATTTCGACTAACTTCTTTGTAGATTTTGGAGTATACTTTAACATAAGATGTTACAAGACAATATATTGAAACCCATAACAAATTTTCATACTATAATAACTAATTAGTAGACTTCATTCATTCCTACAGCTCCACGTTAGAGTGGATATGGCAAACAAGATGGCCTCGAAAGAACTTCAGCATGTATTTCCATTCACAATCATCCtaaaaagaaatggaatgtGAGTTTTGAGAAACTTGCAATATTTTGGggtgttcttttctttttttctttttacacaGAAGCATGAATTTCATTCATCACCAATAAACTCAACCAATGTGCAATATTGTTCCTACTAACAGATTTTGTTAACATTGTTCCTAAAGCAACAACTCCCAAGAAATCATGAAACAAAAGCAAGTAAAAAAATGTGCTTTACCAATCTAcagtttcttcaattttttactGGGTATTTCGCACGACTATAGCCGACAAGAAGGAGAAGACCAAATACCCTTTATTGggtatttcttcaattttttactGGGTATCTACAATGAACAAATACCcctttattgatttggaacttTCATGGAAGTCTGCACTTACAAAGCCGAAGACCCACACTTGAAGATTTGAAGATGATCCACACAAATGGGTGAGCACAGATCCATGTGTAAATTCTGGACACCAACCTCTCCTATCAGTCGTAAGTGTGTAAATCCTGGAGCTTTCGAGAGAGAGTCAAAGCTGTCGTGCTTGGCGTCTTGCTGATTTGAAGCTGAAGACCCACACGAGGAAGATGACCCATGCAATTGGGTGAGCACAGATCGACTTGAAGACCATAATGCAAGAAGCCGAAGACCACAACAAAGAGCAAGTTTACGATCTGAGGAACAACACTACGAAGTCGAAGACGACTAACCAGACCATCAAAGCAAAGCGAGAATCCGAAAGAAAATAGAGTTTTCTTCTGTTTtgcattttgtgattttttttataatatccaCGTCAGCCGACTCTGCAGCGACTGTAACTGACAACTGTACCTAgcaaaattgttttttaaataacagCTGCTACGTCAGCCGACTGCACGGCGACGGCACgaacctattaaaaaaagaaaaaagctataTGCAGTCGGGGGCGTAAGCGCGGGGGAGTCGGTGTCTATGTGGAAAATGAGACGACATCGTTTCAGTCAAATGGAAAATGGTACGTTTTCTTCCCCTCCCTTCATCTTCAAAAGAATCCCTATTTTGCATCTCTGAACACCGAGCACCATAAGCCCAAAGAACCCCAGAGTCCTCGACTACAGCATCGCGTACTTCTTAATGGACCTTCTCCATTTCATCGTCTTCAACCCCAGAGACCTCCTCTTTATAGCCAACCACTTGGTGAcgctcttcatcttcctcacGAGTCGGTACTTGGTCTCTCATGGCGCCTATGCCATACTGGTGCTCCTTATCCTTGCTGAGATCACCAGCGTGTGCCAGAACACTTGGACGCTTGCGATTGCTCGAAAGAACGATGCCATATTTGCTGCGAAACTATACGATCCCTTGTCTGCCCCCTTTTACACAGTGTATTCGATTATCAGGGGTCTCGTGGTACCGTATTTTGTGTACAAAATGTTTGCGTTCTATGCGAGTGGGGCAGCTAAGAGTGTGATCCCAAAGCGAGTGTGGGTTTCTTGGATTGTTGTAATTCTTATTGATATTTCTGTTAGTATACTGTGGGTTTTGAATCTTTGGGCTGAGTTTTACAGGGAAAGAATGGGAAAACTAGACAAGAAAATTAGATACATAGATGTATATATAGCAGTAAGAGCAATGCTATGTCGCCCAAGGCAGTGAAGAAGACAAACACTGTTCTTGCCTTGCTCGATGATTTGCAGCCATAGTGGAAGACGAGAGACCCCACGAAGACAATAATAACCCACGAAAAACATTTCAACCCACGAAGATGAGAGACCCCTCCCTTCAA
Above is a genomic segment from Juglans microcarpa x Juglans regia isolate MS1-56 chromosome 1D, Jm3101_v1.0, whole genome shotgun sequence containing:
- the LOC121246378 gene encoding TLC domain-containing protein At5g14285-like — its product is MEEKWQELEGRKMVGARRKTERNGRKNGGRGMRSELYIAEGSWRESGKRGNPDSDDTSERHANPSNLDDPSDGSHRFSTISPKNPRVLDYSIAYFLMDLLHFIVFNPRDLLFIANHLVTLFIFLTSRYLVSHGAYAILVLLILAEITSVCQNTWTLAIARKNDAIFAAKLYDPLSAPFYTVYSIIRGLVVPYFVYKMFAFYASGAAKSVIPKRVWVSWIVVILIDISVSILWVLNLWAEFYRERMGKLDKKIRYIDVYIAVRAMLCRPRQ